The Corynebacterium vitaeruminis DSM 20294 genome window below encodes:
- the lexA gene encoding transcriptional repressor LexA codes for MSTEKSSPQPKEPKLTERQRRILEVIRDAVVLRGYPPSIREIGDAAGLQSTSSVAYQLKELEKKGFLRRDPNKPRAVDVRALPEQPKKPGKKAAKLAPVPDKVPEELSSMSSGTHMVPVVGSIAAGAPILAEENIDTYYPLPADIVGEGELYMLQVVGESMIEAGILDGDWVVVRSQPVVEQGEFAAALIDGEATVKEFFRDSTGVWLLPHNPAFDPIPGNDATIMGKVVSVMRKL; via the coding sequence ATGAGCACAGAGAAGTCTTCGCCACAGCCCAAGGAACCGAAGCTCACCGAGCGACAGCGCAGGATCCTCGAGGTCATCCGGGACGCGGTCGTCTTGCGCGGCTACCCGCCGAGCATCCGCGAGATCGGCGACGCGGCCGGGCTTCAGTCCACATCTTCAGTGGCCTACCAGCTAAAAGAGCTCGAGAAGAAGGGGTTCCTGCGCAGGGACCCCAACAAACCCCGCGCCGTGGACGTCCGAGCCCTTCCGGAGCAGCCAAAGAAGCCGGGGAAAAAGGCCGCAAAGCTCGCCCCGGTTCCCGACAAGGTCCCGGAAGAGCTTTCTTCCATGTCCTCCGGCACCCACATGGTCCCCGTCGTGGGATCGATCGCGGCTGGTGCACCCATCCTGGCAGAGGAGAACATCGACACCTATTACCCGCTGCCCGCGGACATCGTCGGCGAGGGCGAGCTGTACATGCTTCAGGTCGTGGGCGAGTCCATGATCGAGGCCGGAATCTTGGACGGCGACTGGGTCGTTGTGCGCTCGCAGCCGGTGGTCGAACAGGGCGAGTTTGCGGCCGCACTCATCGACGGCGAGGCCACCGTGAAGGAGTTCTTCCGCGATTCCACCGGCGTGTGGCTGCTTCCCCATAACCCCGCGTTTGACCCGATCCCCGGCAACGACGCCACCATCATGGGCAAGGTGGTCTCGGTTATGCGAAAGCTGTGA
- a CDS encoding DeoR/GlpR family DNA-binding transcription regulator, whose product MYSEERRRQIASLTAVEGRVNVTELASRFDVTAETIRRDLAVLDREGVVHRVHGGAVANQTFQTTEFSLDTRARSASGAKNSIAHAALAYLPEANGGMFLDAGTTTAALADLLAVQPQAKQWSIVTNSLSIALSLANSGLDEVQLLGGAVRAITQAVVGDTALRTLALMRADVAFIGTNALTLDHGLSTADSQEAAIKSAMITNAHKVVVLCDSTKMGTDYLVSFGAISEIDVIITDANAPESFVQALRDKGVEVVIAP is encoded by the coding sequence ATGTATTCGGAGGAGCGTCGCCGACAGATTGCTTCACTGACCGCCGTCGAGGGCCGCGTCAACGTCACTGAGCTTGCCTCTCGGTTTGATGTCACCGCCGAGACCATTAGGCGCGACCTCGCGGTCTTGGATCGGGAGGGCGTCGTCCACCGCGTCCACGGTGGCGCCGTTGCCAACCAGACTTTCCAGACCACCGAGTTCAGCCTGGACACACGCGCGCGTTCGGCATCGGGCGCGAAGAACTCCATCGCCCACGCGGCGCTCGCCTACCTTCCCGAGGCCAACGGCGGAATGTTCCTCGACGCCGGTACCACCACCGCCGCGCTCGCGGACCTCCTCGCCGTTCAGCCCCAGGCGAAGCAGTGGTCGATCGTGACCAACAGCCTCTCCATCGCGCTCTCGCTGGCCAACTCCGGCCTCGACGAGGTACAGCTTCTCGGCGGCGCGGTGCGCGCCATCACCCAGGCCGTCGTCGGCGATACGGCGCTGCGCACCCTAGCGCTCATGCGTGCGGACGTCGCGTTCATCGGAACCAACGCGCTCACCCTCGACCACGGCCTGTCGACCGCCGATTCGCAGGAGGCCGCGATCAAGTCGGCCATGATCACCAACGCCCACAAAGTGGTCGTGCTGTGTGACTCGACGAAGATGGGCACTGACTACCTCGTGAGCTTCGGCGCCATCTCCGAGATCGACGTCATCATCACCGATGCCAACGCTCCGGAGTCCTTCGTGCAGGCACTGCGCGACAAGGGCGTGGAAGTGGTCATCGCGCCGTAG
- the ptsP gene encoding phosphoenolpyruvate--protein phosphotransferase: MENVTKDTVIKGTAVVPGVRYAKAVWISPRPELPQAGEVVDEAQREAELERFITAADAVAARLLDRSSKAQGAAAEVLKATAGMVSDRGWRKAVRKGIQGGHPAEYAVVAATTKFVTMFEAAGGVMAERTTDLRDIRDRVIAELRGEPEPGLPDVEGPVVLFADDLSPADTAALNTDLFVGLVTELGGPTSHTAIIARQLNVPCIVAVGAKLKDIKAGEPVLVDGSLGTVTLGSDPEVAKLAEQESKMLAERIAQWRGPAQTKDGHRVQLLANVQDGKAARIAATESQAEGIGLFRTEMCFLTATEEPSVEEQAAVYKKVLEQFPHSKVVVRSLDAGSDKPVAFASMADEMNPALGVRGLRVARANEDLLTRQLDAIALAAKELGRDENSPTWVMAPMVATAREAKWFAGLCAERNLTAGAMIEVPAASLMADKLMPYLDFVSIGTNDLTQYTMAADRMSPQLAYLTDPWQPAVLRLISHTCKEGKRFNTAVGVCGEAAADPLLACVLTGLGVNSLSAASTAIAGVGAQLAAVDLETCQKAAEAALDAEGATEARAAVRAVIQPS; encoded by the coding sequence TTGGAAAACGTGACCAAAGACACTGTTATCAAGGGTACGGCTGTCGTTCCTGGTGTTCGCTACGCCAAGGCAGTCTGGATCAGCCCCCGACCGGAGCTTCCGCAGGCGGGCGAGGTCGTCGACGAGGCCCAGCGCGAGGCTGAGCTCGAACGCTTCATCACCGCCGCAGATGCCGTCGCCGCCCGCCTGCTGGATCGCTCCTCCAAGGCGCAGGGCGCTGCCGCGGAAGTCCTCAAGGCAACCGCAGGCATGGTCAGCGACCGCGGCTGGCGCAAGGCAGTAAGGAAGGGCATCCAGGGCGGCCATCCGGCCGAGTACGCCGTGGTTGCCGCAACCACCAAGTTTGTCACCATGTTCGAGGCTGCCGGCGGTGTCATGGCCGAGCGCACCACCGACCTCCGCGACATCCGCGACCGCGTCATCGCGGAGCTGCGCGGGGAGCCGGAGCCGGGCCTGCCCGACGTCGAGGGGCCCGTGGTCCTCTTCGCCGACGACCTCTCGCCGGCGGATACCGCAGCGCTGAACACGGACCTGTTCGTCGGACTGGTCACCGAGCTCGGCGGCCCGACCAGCCACACCGCCATCATCGCTCGCCAGCTCAACGTCCCCTGCATCGTCGCGGTGGGCGCCAAGCTGAAGGACATCAAGGCGGGCGAGCCGGTGCTTGTCGACGGCTCTCTCGGCACCGTCACCCTGGGCTCCGACCCGGAGGTGGCCAAGCTGGCCGAGCAGGAGTCCAAGATGCTCGCCGAGCGTATCGCCCAGTGGCGCGGCCCGGCCCAGACCAAGGATGGCCACCGCGTCCAGCTGCTGGCGAACGTCCAGGACGGCAAGGCTGCGCGCATCGCCGCGACCGAGTCCCAGGCAGAGGGCATCGGCCTCTTCCGCACCGAGATGTGCTTCCTCACCGCCACCGAGGAGCCGAGCGTGGAGGAGCAGGCAGCGGTGTACAAGAAGGTGCTCGAGCAGTTCCCGCACTCCAAGGTCGTCGTCCGATCCCTCGACGCCGGTTCCGACAAGCCGGTCGCGTTCGCGTCCATGGCGGACGAGATGAACCCGGCCCTGGGCGTCCGCGGCCTTCGCGTCGCCCGCGCCAACGAGGACCTGCTCACCCGCCAGCTCGACGCTATCGCGCTGGCTGCCAAGGAGCTGGGCCGCGACGAGAACTCGCCCACTTGGGTCATGGCACCGATGGTCGCCACCGCCCGCGAGGCGAAGTGGTTCGCGGGCCTGTGCGCCGAGCGCAACCTCACCGCGGGCGCGATGATCGAGGTGCCCGCCGCCTCGCTCATGGCCGACAAGCTGATGCCGTACCTCGACTTCGTCTCCATCGGCACCAACGACCTGACCCAGTACACCATGGCTGCCGACCGTATGTCCCCGCAGCTGGCGTACCTCACTGACCCGTGGCAGCCCGCGGTGCTTCGCCTCATCTCGCACACCTGTAAGGAAGGCAAGCGCTTCAACACCGCCGTGGGCGTGTGCGGCGAGGCCGCTGCCGACCCGCTGCTCGCGTGCGTGCTGACAGGCCTTGGCGTCAACTCGCTGTCCGCCGCATCCACCGCCATCGCCGGCGTAGGCGCGCAGCTGGCAGCCGTCGACCTCGAGACCTGCCAGAAGGCAGCCGAGGCGGCGCTCGACGCCGAGGGTGCCACCGAGGCCCGCGCCGCCGTTCGCGCGGTCATCCAGCCGAGCTAA
- a CDS encoding DeoR/GlpR family DNA-binding transcription regulator, with product MATVAEVQHRQSTIVALTRELGRCSVSDLAAQFDVTPETIRRDLKVLESQGLLRRVHGGAVIGAPSNHADLLAVDDDDELPVHQSQRRKQSIGQKALSLIPGPHASMLIDAGSTTEAFANVLARNYLGQDWSVVTTSPNIAKSLASAGVPHVSMIGGTVKPRTQAIVGPRAQDELRVLRADIAFLGTSGFSLERGFTTSDSREAEIKKLIINQANFSVVLCDSAKISKDSTLTFAMPDDVEAIISDRNAPKSLEDALLPTHTRLVIP from the coding sequence ATGGCCACAGTCGCTGAGGTACAGCACAGGCAGTCAACAATCGTTGCCCTCACTCGGGAATTGGGCCGCTGCTCGGTCTCCGATCTCGCAGCCCAATTCGACGTCACGCCGGAGACCATTCGGCGCGACCTCAAGGTCTTGGAGAGCCAAGGCCTGCTCCGCCGCGTCCACGGCGGTGCGGTCATTGGCGCGCCAAGCAATCACGCGGACCTACTCGCGGTCGATGACGACGATGAGCTTCCGGTTCACCAGTCGCAGCGCCGCAAGCAGTCCATCGGACAGAAGGCCTTGAGCCTCATCCCCGGCCCGCACGCGTCGATGCTCATCGACGCCGGGTCGACCACCGAGGCCTTCGCGAACGTGCTGGCGAGGAACTACCTCGGCCAGGATTGGTCAGTTGTTACAACATCACCGAACATCGCGAAGTCGCTCGCCTCAGCTGGCGTGCCGCACGTGAGCATGATCGGCGGCACCGTCAAGCCGCGGACCCAAGCGATCGTAGGTCCGAGGGCGCAAGACGAGCTTCGCGTCCTCCGCGCGGACATCGCCTTCCTCGGAACCAGCGGCTTCAGCCTAGAGCGGGGTTTTACCACCTCCGACTCCCGCGAGGCGGAGATCAAAAAGCTCATCATCAACCAGGCGAACTTCTCGGTCGTCCTGTGCGACTCCGCAAAGATTTCCAAGGATTCCACACTCACTTTTGCAATGCCCGACGACGTGGAGGCGATCATTAGCGATCGCAACGCTCCGAAGTCGTTGGAAGACGCGTTGCTTCCAACCCACACAAGACTGGTGATCCCGTGA
- a CDS encoding 1-phosphofructokinase family hexose kinase: MILTLTPNPSIDTTLSIPHPLKRGEVQRVSSSESVAGGKGVNVSLAVLRAGLDSLALFPAAERDTFLDLLRQVEVPFESVQVPLPVRVNTAITEPDGTTTKVNGRGATLDEAVIAKVEEALVQHYDDASWVVLAGSLPPGAPVDWYARLVALLRQHNPALNIAVDTSDAPLVALGENFHTAAPSLIKPNGLELGQLVGVDGQALEDQAEKGNFTPVIEAARKAIELGVETVLVTLGAAGAVLVTADQAFKATPPPCVAVSTVGAGDCTLAGFIMGRVRGLSLADSLKQGVAYGTAAASLPGTTIPTPEQINLAETSVEEVF, from the coding sequence GTGATTCTCACACTCACACCCAACCCCAGCATCGACACGACGCTGTCCATCCCCCACCCGCTCAAGCGGGGCGAGGTCCAGCGAGTATCCAGCTCTGAGTCCGTCGCCGGTGGCAAGGGAGTCAACGTTTCCCTCGCCGTCCTGCGCGCTGGCCTGGATAGCCTCGCGCTCTTCCCCGCCGCCGAGCGCGACACCTTCCTCGACCTGCTGCGCCAGGTGGAGGTGCCCTTCGAGAGCGTTCAGGTCCCGCTGCCCGTGCGCGTCAACACCGCCATCACGGAGCCCGACGGCACCACCACCAAGGTCAACGGCCGCGGCGCCACCCTCGACGAGGCCGTGATCGCCAAGGTCGAGGAGGCCCTCGTCCAGCACTACGACGACGCAAGCTGGGTCGTCCTCGCGGGCTCCTTGCCCCCGGGGGCCCCGGTGGACTGGTACGCCCGGCTGGTCGCGCTGCTGCGCCAGCACAACCCAGCGCTCAACATCGCGGTGGATACCTCCGATGCCCCGCTGGTCGCCCTCGGTGAGAATTTTCACACCGCCGCCCCGTCGCTCATCAAGCCCAACGGGCTGGAGCTCGGGCAGCTGGTCGGTGTCGACGGGCAGGCCTTGGAGGACCAGGCGGAGAAGGGCAACTTCACCCCGGTCATCGAGGCCGCCCGCAAGGCCATCGAGCTGGGTGTGGAAACGGTCCTCGTCACCCTGGGCGCCGCCGGCGCGGTGCTGGTCACCGCGGATCAGGCGTTCAAGGCCACCCCTCCCCCGTGCGTTGCCGTTTCCACGGTTGGCGCGGGTGACTGCACCCTAGCAGGATTCATCATGGGACGGGTCCGTGGACTTTCCCTCGCCGACAGCCTGAAGCAGGGCGTGGCGTACGGAACGGCGGCGGCCTCCCTGCCCGGAACCACCATCCCGACCCCAGAACAAATCAACCTGGCCGAGACTTCGGTCGAAGAAGTGTTCTGA
- the hrpA gene encoding ATP-dependent RNA helicase HrpA, whose product MNNHADSPRHPSPRGNHPRHAKRKATPPNPEALRRRDELLSQLELVSLADDYGFRRRLHKARSAAAFDAIANDITRAAEDVELRRLSIPEISFPEQLPVSARKDDIAEAIANHQVVIIAGETGSGKTTQIPKICLELGRGVRGMIGHTQPRRLAARTVAERIAAETETEIGDLVGYAIRFDDVVSKQTAVKIMTDGILLAEMQRDRYLNAYDTIIIDEAHERSLNIDFLLGYLKRLLPKRPDLKVIITSATIDPERFAEHFADSEGNPAPIIEVSGRTYPVEILYRPLQAQVGEKTVDIDPVDGLIDALQELMGYGDGDILCFFAGEADIREAREAIEGQKWRGAEVVPLYGRLSNEEQHKVFRPHSGRRIVLATNIAETSLTVPGIHFVVDTGTARISRYSLKNKVQRLPIEPISQASANQRSGRCGRVADGIAIRLYSEEDFEARPEFTDPEILRTNLASVILQMASLRLGDIDEFPFIQKPDTRSIRDGLLLLHELGALTNSTSENGSPTLTRVGRTLARIPVDPRMARMLVAGQQLGCLGAVYVIVAGLSIQDIRERPLEKQAQADQLHARFRDKTSDFLTYLNLWNYISGERAQLSGNAFKKKMQAEFLHYMRIREWWDLVRQLQNIGDQIGWDKPADDVEKPDEDAIHRSLLSGLLSHIGIRVAESREFQGARNTRFAIFPGSALSKKPPQFIMASALVETSRLWARDVAAIDPRWVEELSQDLLKHQYSEPHWSTKHVNAMCYERATLYGVPIVVDRLIPFHRVEPEDARALFIRHALVQGEWTTHHAFYKKNSEKLAEAEELEAKARRRDLLVDEDSLFDFYDARVPESVYSGVTFDRWWKKASREDATLLDFDPDKLLHDDAQEVTEEQFPSTWYQNSLKLELSYVFEPGAPDDGVTMQVPIPLLAGISEEGCEWLVPGVRLELVTELIRSLPKHIRRSVVPAPNFAERILPSLHPDEGGLLEQIAQRLGEITHITIEPGDFDQTKLPAHLRMRYAAVDRHGKVIDSDRDLDALKRRRAGQIKSSVSRVNRRIEQKETTTWTRDTLGEVKEAIQTTVDGQKVKAYPALVATPNGIAVRAMPTKEEAEASIFSANLTMLLREITVNTQKTLNGLPLKQRVAVENYPHGGPEGLVNDARTAAIRDLMMEHGGPVRTPEEFQSLLSTVRQLVAGRVRQMIVALAPGLVSYFDIQNQLKGWKGAAIDDLNRQLDFLLPEHAVSKHGVSRLKHLPRYLQAMSIRLEEMDRNPGKDQQRQEVVEKLEAQLSQKVSSARKGSIRVSNIRDIQWQLQELRVSLFAQRLGTAQSVSERKIAKAIQSLGA is encoded by the coding sequence ATGAACAACCACGCTGACTCCCCCCGGCATCCCTCGCCCCGCGGCAACCACCCGCGCCACGCGAAAAGGAAGGCGACTCCGCCAAACCCCGAGGCCTTAAGGCGCAGGGATGAGCTCCTTTCCCAACTCGAATTAGTTAGCCTTGCCGACGACTACGGTTTCCGGCGCCGGCTCCACAAGGCGCGCTCCGCGGCCGCCTTCGACGCCATCGCCAACGACATCACCCGCGCGGCGGAAGACGTGGAGCTGCGCAGGCTGTCCATACCGGAGATCTCCTTCCCCGAGCAGCTGCCCGTCTCGGCCCGCAAGGACGACATCGCCGAGGCCATCGCCAATCACCAGGTCGTGATCATCGCTGGCGAGACCGGCTCCGGCAAGACCACCCAGATCCCCAAGATCTGCCTCGAGCTCGGCCGCGGCGTGCGGGGAATGATCGGGCACACCCAGCCGCGCAGGCTCGCAGCCCGCACGGTCGCCGAGCGCATCGCCGCCGAGACCGAGACCGAAATCGGCGATCTAGTCGGCTACGCCATCCGCTTCGACGACGTGGTCTCCAAGCAGACCGCCGTGAAGATCATGACGGACGGCATCCTGCTGGCTGAGATGCAGCGGGACCGCTACCTCAACGCCTACGACACGATCATCATCGACGAGGCGCACGAGCGCAGCCTCAACATCGACTTCCTGCTCGGCTACCTCAAGCGGCTTCTCCCCAAGCGCCCCGACCTCAAGGTGATCATCACCTCGGCGACCATCGACCCCGAGCGCTTTGCGGAGCACTTTGCCGACTCCGAGGGAAACCCCGCTCCCATCATCGAGGTGTCCGGACGCACCTACCCCGTCGAGATCCTCTACCGGCCGCTGCAGGCACAGGTGGGCGAGAAGACGGTCGACATCGACCCCGTCGACGGCCTCATCGACGCCCTGCAAGAGCTGATGGGCTACGGCGACGGCGACATCCTGTGCTTCTTCGCAGGCGAGGCCGACATCCGCGAGGCGAGGGAGGCCATCGAGGGCCAGAAGTGGCGCGGCGCCGAGGTCGTTCCCCTCTACGGCCGGCTGTCCAACGAGGAGCAGCACAAGGTGTTTCGCCCGCACTCCGGGCGCCGCATCGTGCTGGCCACCAACATCGCCGAGACCTCGCTGACCGTGCCCGGCATCCACTTCGTGGTGGACACCGGAACCGCCCGCATCTCCCGCTACTCGCTCAAAAACAAGGTTCAGCGCTTGCCTATCGAGCCCATCTCGCAGGCCAGCGCCAACCAGCGCTCGGGACGATGCGGCCGCGTTGCCGACGGCATCGCCATCCGCCTGTACTCGGAGGAGGACTTCGAGGCGCGCCCGGAGTTCACCGACCCCGAGATCCTGCGCACCAACCTGGCCAGCGTCATCCTTCAGATGGCCAGCCTTCGCCTAGGCGACATCGACGAGTTCCCGTTCATCCAGAAGCCGGACACCCGCTCCATTCGCGACGGCCTGCTGCTGCTCCACGAGCTCGGCGCGCTGACCAACTCCACTTCGGAGAACGGCTCCCCGACGCTCACCCGCGTCGGACGCACGCTCGCGAGGATCCCGGTCGACCCGCGGATGGCGCGCATGCTCGTCGCCGGACAGCAGCTGGGCTGCCTGGGCGCGGTCTACGTCATCGTCGCCGGGCTGTCCATCCAGGACATTCGGGAACGCCCCTTGGAAAAACAGGCCCAGGCCGACCAGCTCCACGCCCGGTTTAGGGACAAGACCAGCGACTTCCTCACCTACCTCAACCTGTGGAACTACATCTCCGGCGAGCGCGCCCAGCTGTCCGGCAACGCCTTCAAGAAGAAGATGCAGGCAGAGTTCCTTCACTACATGCGTATCCGCGAGTGGTGGGATCTTGTCCGCCAGCTGCAGAACATCGGTGACCAGATCGGCTGGGACAAGCCGGCGGACGACGTGGAAAAGCCGGACGAGGACGCCATCCACCGCTCGCTGCTGTCGGGTTTGCTCTCCCACATTGGTATCCGGGTCGCCGAGTCGAGGGAGTTTCAGGGCGCCAGGAACACCCGCTTTGCGATCTTCCCGGGCTCCGCGCTGTCCAAGAAGCCGCCGCAGTTCATCATGGCCTCGGCGCTCGTGGAGACCTCCAGGCTGTGGGCGCGCGACGTCGCGGCGATCGACCCGCGCTGGGTCGAGGAGCTCTCCCAGGATCTGCTCAAGCATCAGTACTCCGAGCCCCACTGGTCGACGAAGCACGTCAACGCGATGTGCTACGAGCGCGCCACGCTCTACGGCGTGCCCATCGTCGTCGACCGGCTCATCCCCTTTCATCGGGTCGAGCCTGAGGACGCGCGTGCGCTGTTCATCCGGCACGCCCTCGTTCAGGGCGAGTGGACCACCCACCACGCCTTTTACAAGAAGAACAGCGAGAAGCTGGCCGAGGCCGAGGAGCTGGAGGCGAAGGCTCGCCGCCGCGACTTGCTGGTGGATGAGGACAGCCTCTTCGACTTCTACGACGCCCGCGTGCCCGAGTCCGTCTACTCCGGCGTCACCTTCGACCGCTGGTGGAAGAAGGCCTCCCGCGAGGACGCAACCCTCCTCGACTTCGACCCGGACAAGCTGCTGCACGACGACGCCCAGGAGGTGACCGAGGAACAGTTCCCGAGCACCTGGTACCAGAACTCCCTCAAGCTCGAGCTCTCCTACGTGTTCGAGCCGGGCGCACCCGACGACGGCGTGACCATGCAGGTCCCCATCCCCCTGCTCGCTGGCATCAGCGAGGAGGGCTGCGAGTGGCTGGTCCCCGGCGTGCGCCTCGAGCTCGTCACCGAGCTCATCCGCTCGCTGCCCAAGCACATCCGCCGCTCGGTTGTCCCCGCCCCCAACTTCGCCGAGCGCATCCTCCCCTCGCTCCATCCCGACGAGGGCGGCCTGTTGGAGCAGATCGCGCAGCGCCTAGGCGAGATCACGCACATCACCATCGAGCCCGGTGACTTCGACCAGACGAAGCTGCCCGCCCACCTGCGCATGCGATACGCCGCCGTCGACCGCCACGGCAAGGTGATCGACTCCGACCGCGACCTCGACGCCCTCAAGCGCCGCCGCGCGGGACAGATCAAGTCGTCCGTGTCGCGGGTCAACCGCCGCATCGAGCAGAAGGAAACGACTACTTGGACAAGGGACACCCTCGGCGAGGTCAAGGAGGCCATCCAGACCACCGTCGACGGGCAGAAGGTCAAGGCCTACCCCGCGCTCGTGGCCACCCCCAACGGCATCGCGGTCAGGGCCATGCCCACGAAGGAGGAGGCAGAGGCGTCGATCTTCAGCGCGAACCTCACCATGCTGCTGCGTGAGATCACGGTGAACACCCAGAAGACGCTCAACGGGCTCCCCCTCAAGCAGCGCGTCGCGGTGGAAAACTACCCGCACGGCGGCCCGGAAGGCTTGGTCAACGATGCCCGCACCGCGGCGATCCGCGACCTCATGATGGAGCACGGCGGGCCCGTACGCACGCCGGAGGAGTTCCAGAGCCTGCTCTCCACCGTCCGGCAGCTCGTGGCGGGGAGGGTGCGACAAATGATCGTCGCGCTCGCACCCGGTCTGGTGTCCTACTTTGACATCCAGAACCAGCTCAAAGGCTGGAAGGGCGCCGCCATCGACGACCTCAACCGGCAGCTGGACTTCCTGCTGCCCGAGCACGCGGTGTCCAAGCACGGCGTATCACGGCTCAAGCACCTCCCCCGCTACCTGCAGGCCATGAGCATCCGGCTCGAGGAGATGGACAGGAACCCCGGCAAGGACCAGCAGCGACAGGAAGTCGTGGAAAAGCTCGAGGCACAGCTGAGCCAGAAAGTGTCCTCGGCACGGAAGGGCTCCATCCGGGTGTCAAACATCCGCGACATCCAGTGGCAGCTGCAGGAGCTTCGCGTGAGCCTGTTCGCACAGCGCCTGGGTACCGCCCAGAGCGTTTCCGAGCGCAAGATCGCCAAGGCGATTCAGTCGCTCGGGGCCTAG
- the nrdR gene encoding transcriptional regulator NrdR yields MHCPFCHSQHSKVIDSRVIDGGTAIRRRRECSVCQGRFTTIEKAQLLVIKRNGITEPFSREKVIVGVRRACQGRNVSEDALKVLAQEVEESVRNKGSSQVYANDIGLAILDPLRELDEVAYLRFASVYKSFESADDFESEIRLMRRRDRQKES; encoded by the coding sequence GTGCATTGCCCGTTTTGTCACAGTCAGCATTCCAAGGTCATTGACTCGCGCGTCATAGACGGCGGCACGGCGATTCGTCGGCGCCGCGAGTGCAGCGTGTGCCAGGGCCGCTTTACAACCATCGAGAAGGCCCAGCTGCTGGTCATCAAGCGCAACGGCATTACCGAGCCGTTCAGCCGCGAAAAGGTCATCGTCGGCGTCCGCCGTGCCTGCCAGGGGAGGAACGTGTCGGAGGACGCGCTCAAGGTCCTCGCCCAGGAGGTCGAGGAGTCCGTCCGAAACAAGGGCAGCTCGCAGGTGTACGCGAACGACATTGGCCTCGCCATCCTCGATCCGCTCCGCGAGCTGGACGAGGTCGCCTACCTTCGCTTCGCGTCGGTGTACAAATCTTTCGAAAGCGCCGACGACTTCGAGTCGGAGATCCGGCTCATGCGCCGACGCGACCGGCAGAAGGAGTCCTAG